The Sphingomonas sp. NBWT7 nucleotide sequence GCGATCGTACGCGAGGACTGAAGGCGCAGCGTCCGGCACCCCGATCGGCGCCCCGCCCTGCTTGATCCCTCGTCGCCGCACCCCGATATGCCGCGGCGATGAAGGACAATCTTACGCCCAAGGCGATCGTCGCCGCTCTCGACGCACATATCATCGGACAACGGGACGCCAAGCGCGCGGTCGCGGTTGCGCTGCGCAACCGGTGGCGGCGGCAGCAACTGAGCCCTGATCTGCGCGATGAGGTGACGCCCAAGAACATTCTGATGATCGGGCCGACCGGCTGCGGCAAGACCGAGATCAGCCGCCGCCTCGCGAAGCTCGCCGATGCGCCGTTCGTGAAGGTGGAAGCGACCAAGTTCACCGAGGTCGGCTACGTCGGCCGCGACGTCGAGCAGATCGCGCGCGACCTCGTCGAGGAGGCGATCCGGCTGGAGAAGGAGCGCCGGCGCGCCGCGGTGAAGGACAAGGCGGAGGAAGCCGCGATGGCGCGGCTGCTCGATGCGCTGGTCGGCAAGGATTCGAGCCAGGCGACACGCGAGAGCTTCCGCCAGCGCTTCCGCGACGGGCATCTCGACCAGACCGAGATCGAGCTCGAGCTGCAGGCCGCGCCGCAGATGCCGTTCGAGCTGCCGGGCGGCGCGCAAATGGGGATGATCAACCTCGGCGAGATGTTCGGCAAGCTCGGCGGCGGGCAGACCAAGCGGCGCAAGCTCCTGGTGCCATCGGCGTGGGAAAAGCTGGTCGAGGAGGAGGCCGACAAGCGGCTGGACCAGGACGAGGTGAGCCGGATCGCACTCGCTGACGCGGAAGCGAACGGGATCGTCTTCCTCGACGAGATCGACAAGATCGCGGTGAGCGACGTGCGCGGCGGATCGGTGAGCCGCGAGGGCGTCCAGCGCGATCTGCTGCCGCTGATCGAGGGCACCACCGTGTCGACCAAATACGGCCCGATGAAAACCGATCACATCCTGTTCATCGCCAGCGGCGCGTTTCACGTCGCGAAGCCGAGCGACCTGCTGCCCGAGCTTCAGGGCCGCCTGCCGATCCGCGTCGAGCTGAAGGGGCTGACCGAGGACGATTTCGTCGCGATCCTGTCGGACACCAAGGCCTCGCTGCCGGCGCAGTACAAGGCGCTGATCGGCACCGAGGGCGTCGACGTGACCTTTACCGACGACGGCATCCGCGCCGTCGCGCGGATCGCGGCGGAGGTGAACGGTGAGATCGAGAATATCGGCGCGCGCCGGCTGCAGACGGTGATGGAGAAACTGCTCGAGGAAGTGAGCTTCGACGCGGAGGACCGCGGCGGCACCGCGCTGACGGTCGATGCCGCCTATGTCGACAAGCAGCTCGCCAGCGTCGCGCGCAACACCGACCTCAGCCGCTTCGTCCTGTGATGCCCGCCGCCCCGCCCGGCCGACAAGGCCAGGCGGGGCGATAGGCGCTAACAGCGGAAAGAAATGGTGCTGCCGGTGAGGATTGAACTCACGACCTCAGCCTTACCAAGGATGCGCTCTACCACTGAGCTACGGCAGCACTGCCCGCGCGCCGATCGGCTGCAAGCGAGGGCGCCCTAGAGACGAGCGGGACCCGATTGTCAAGGCGCTGACGGCGCGCAATAGCAACCGCGATGGACAGCAACGAGGATCGCGCGGCCCGCCGCGCCGCGGCGCTGCGCGCCAACCTGCGCCGCCGCAAGGAGCAGGCACGCGGCCTCGCCGGCACGACCGACGCACGCGAGCCGTCGGCGCCCGACGGCGATCCGGCGACGGCAGCGCCGGACCCCAACGAAGAAGCACCGGGCGCCTGAGCCGCCCAGCGCGCCTGCGGTGCCTTAGGGCGCTCAGCCGGCGACGATCGGCGCGCACTTCTCCTCGAGCCACGCCCGGTCCGCGCCATCGAGCACTCCGCCAAGTGCAGCTGCGACGCGCACGTGATAGGCGTTGAGCCACGCCAGCTCGTACGCCGTCAGCAATGACGGATCGATCAGGTCACGCTCGATCGGCACTAACGTCAGCGTGTCGAAGCCGAGCATCACGTCTTCGCCGCCGTCGATCCGACGCTCCTCCACTAGCAACAGATTCTCGATGCGGATGCCGTAATCCCCCGCCTTGTAATAGCCGGGCTCGTTGGAGAGGATCATGCCCGGCAGCAGCGGTTCGGACGGGCCGCCGCCGGGATAGCTCGGCTTGGCGATCCGCGCCGGCCCTTCGTGGACCGAGAGGTAGCTGCCTACGCCGTGCCCCGTGCCGTGCGCGAAATCGAGCCCCGCCTGCCACAGCGGGAGCCGGGCGAGGATATCGAGCTGCGAACCCACCGTGCCGCGCGGGAAGACCGCGGTGGCGAGCGCGATATGCCCCTTGAGCACGCGGGTGTAGCGGTCGCGCATCTCGGTGGTCGGCGCACCGATCGGGACGACGCGCGTCACGTCGGTCGTGCCGTCGTCATATTGGCCGCCCGAATCGATCAGGTAGAGCTGCCCCGGCTCGATCGGCAGGCTCGATTCCTCGGTGACGTGATAGTGCGGGATCGCGCCATTGGGGCCGGTCGCGGAGATTGCGTCGAACGACAGGTCGCGCAGCACGCCGGTTTCGCGCCGGAACGCCTCTAGCCGCGCCGCGGCGGATAGCTCCGTCTGCCCGCCCTTGGGGCCTTCGATCGAGATCCACCGCAGGAAGCGGGTCAGCGCCGCGCCGTCGCGGGTGCTGGCGGCGCGGTGCCCCGCCTGCTCGACCGGGTTCTTCACCGCACGCGGGATGACGGTGGGGTCGCGCAGCGCGAGAACGCGGCCGCCCGCCGCCTCGATCGCGAGCGGGATCGCGGCGACCGACAGCGCGGGATCAACCGCGACGCGTTTGCCCGAAAAACCGCCGAGCGCCCCGGCGAACGCCGCGCGATCGTGGACCCGCACCGCATTGCCGAGATGCTGCGCGACCGCCTCCGTCATCTTCTCGGGCGCGACGAAGAGGTCCGCTGTGCCGTCGGCGTTGACGATCGCGTAGGACAGCGCGACCGGGGTGCGGGAGACGTCGCCGCCGCGCACGTTGAACACCCAGGCAATCGATTCGAGTGCGGCGAGAACAACGGCGTCGGCCTTCTGCTCGCCGAGCCAATCGGCGACCGCAGCGCGCTTCTCGGCGGACGAGCGCCCGGCATGGCGATCATCGTGCACCGCCAACTTCGCGTCCGAACGCTGCGGCTGATCGGGCCAGATCGCGTCGACCGGATTGGTATCGACCGGGATGAGTGTCGCGCCGACGGCGGCGAGCGCCTTCGATGCCTCGTCGACCCAGGCGCTCGTGTGGAGCCATGGATCATAGCCGATCCGCGCGTCCTGCTTCACATGCCCGGCAAGCCACCCCGACACGCTCGTCTCCGGCACGCCGACAAACTGCCAGTCGTCCGCCGACACCTGCTGGCGCACCTGCAGCGTGTAGCGCCCGTCGATGAAAATCGCCGCTTCCGCGGGCAGCACCACCGCGGTGCCGGCCGACCCCTGGAAGCCGGTGAGCCAGGCGAGGCGCTGCGCATAGGCGCCGACATATTCGCTCATATGCTCGTCGGTCAGCGGCACGACGAAGCCGTCGAGCTGCTGGCGGGCGAGCTGGTCGCGCAGGGCGGCAAGGCGGTCGGTGTAGGTGGACATGGGGCTCCTCGATCGGCCACCCGCCCCTCTCGCCGGCGGCGGGCGGGGCAGGTTCGTTACCGCCCCGATATGGCAGATGCACGCGCTTCGTGCCATGCAGCGCGGATGCTCGCCTCTCCCCCGCCCCGCGCATGAACGCCGACGTCCTCATCATCGGATCGGGCGCCGCCGGGCTCACCGCCGCGCTCAACCTCGCCGATCGCTTCCAGGTCACCGTACTCGCCAAGGGCGCGCTCAACGAAGGGTCGACCGCCTGGGCGCAGGGCGGGATCGCCGCGGTGCTCGAACCGGGCGACACGTTCGAGAACCATGTCGAGGACACGATGGTCGCCGGCGCCGGGCTCAACGATCGCGAGATTGTCGAGTTCGTGGTGGAGAACGCACCGGCCGCGATCGAGCGGCTGCAGAAGCTCGGCGTGCCGTTCGCGCAGGACGGCAATGCTTTGCACCTGACGCGCGAGGGTGGGCATTCGCACCGCCGCATCGTCCACGTCGACGACGCCACCGGCTGGGCGGTGCAGGAGGCGCTGCAACGCGCGGCCGAGGCGCATCCCAACATCACCTTGGCGCCCGATCAGGTCGCGATCGATCTCGCCACCGGGCGGCACGAAGAGCGCTATTCGGGCTCGGGCAATGTTTGGGGTGTCTACGCGGTCGATCGCCAGACCGGACGGGTGAACCTCTACACCGCGCGCGCGACGATCCTCGCGACCGGCGGCGCGGGGCGGACGTACCTATTCTCCACTGCACCGCGCGGGGCGACCGGCGACGGGATCGCGATGGCGTGGCGCGCCGGCGCGCGCGTCTCCAACATGGAGATGATGCAGTTCCACCCGACCTGCCTCTACAATCTCGAGGTCAAGAATTTCCTCATCACCGAGGCGGTGCGCGGCGAGGGCGGACGGCTGATCAACCCGCAGACCGGCAAGCGCTTCATGACCTATTACGATCCGGAGCGGCTCGAGCTCGCCCCGCGCGACGTGGTGGCGCGCGCGATCGACGCCGAGATCAAGCGCTACGGGCTGGATTACGTCCACCTCGACATCAGTCACCAGCCCGCCGATTTCGTGCGCGGGCACTTCCCCAACATCTACGAGAAGCTGAAGGGGCTCGGCATCGACATGACGGTGCAGCCGATCCCCGTCGTGCCCGCGCAGCATTACACGTGCGGCGGGATCGTCGTCGATCGCGACGGGCGCACCGATCTGCCGCATTTGTACGCTGCGGGCGAATGTACCGAGAGCGGGTTGCACGGCGCGAACCGACTGGCGTCGAACTCGCTGCTTGAATGCTTCGTGTTCGGCGAGGCGGCGGCGAAGCACATCGCGGCCAATTGGGACGCTCTGCCCTCGGTGCCGGCGATCCGCCCGTGGGACGAGAGCCGCGTCACCGACTCCGACGAGGAAGTGGTGATCAAGCAGAACTGGACCGAGATCCGTCGCTTCATGTGGAATTACGTCGGCATCGTGCGCACGACCAAGCGGCTCCAGCGCGCGCAGCACCGCATCAAGCTGCTGACCAGCGAGGTCGAGGATTATTACGGCCATTTCCGCGTGACGCCCGACCTTATCGAGCTCAGAAACCTGCTACAGACCGCCGAGCTGATCGTACGATCGGCGCTGCACCGGCACGAGAGCCGCGGCCTGCATTTCACGCTCGACTGGCCCGAGACGCTGCCGCAGCCGGTGGATACGGTGCTCGTTCCGTGACACGGCGACGACCTGGCGTATGTCAGGCCCCGTTCATCGCAGATCGCGTAGCGCCTCATGTTCAATGAGCCATTTGCCGGTAGCGTGCATGCCTGGGTCAGGGCGGGGCAAGCACAAGAAGATGTTAGGACGTTTGGCCGCCGCGGCGGCGATCCTGTCGATGACGGCGACGCTGGCAGGATGTGTCGAGCCGCGGCCCGCGCAGTCTGCCAGAGCGCCCGCGCAGCCGGCGTATGACGCCCCCGCTTACGTCGTCGCTATCCCCGTCCCCACGCCGCGCCGGCTGCCGACCGACAATGCCCCGCGTCAGCTGACCGCGTCGATCCAGCAGCTGGTGCGCGAGTTTCCCGGCACCGCCGGCGTTGCCATCCGCGCGGTCGATGAGGGCTGGACGGTGCAGAGCAATGGACGGCTCAAGCTGCCGCAGCAGAGCGTCAGCAAATTGTGGGTCGCGATGACGTTGCTCGACCAGCGCGATCAGGGGCGGCTGCGGCTCGACGATCCGATCACACTGACGCCGGCGGATCTCACGCTGTTCCACCAGCCGATCGCCAATCTGGTGAAGGGCGGCAGCTACCAGACGACGGTGGGCAACCTCCTATTTCGCGCGCTGACGCAGAGTGACAATACCGCCAACGATCGGCTGCTGACGCTGGTCGGCGGGCCTTCGGCGGTGCGCGAGTTCATCGAGCGCAAGCAGCTCGGCGATATCCGCTTCGGCCCGGGCGAGCGGCTGCTGCAGGCAGGCACCGCCGGGCTGACGTGGAACCAGGCGATGAGCGTCGGCAACACGTTCGAGATCATGCGCGCGCGCCTGTCGCCCGAGACGCGGCAGGCGGCAATGCGGCGTTATATCGGCGATCCGCCCGACGGCGCGGCGCCGCTGGCGATCGCCGATGCGCTGGCGCGGCTGTTCCGCGGCGAACTGCTGTCGGAAACCTCAACGCGCCTGATCGTCAGCACGATGGAATCGAGCCGTACCGGGCGCGCGCGGCTCAAGGCCGGGATCGCGCCGGGCTGGACGCTCGCGCACAAGACCGGCACCGGCCAGGAGCTCGGCGGCCGCAATGCCGGGTTCAACGACGTCGGCGTCATCACCTCGCCCGACGGGCGGCGCTACGCGGTCGCGGTGATGATCGGCGACACGACGCAGCCGATGCGCGTGCGCCAGCAGCTGATCCAGGCGGTCGCGGCGACGGTAACGGGCTATCGCGGAGCGGCGACGATCGCGACACGTGAGGGCGACGACCCGGAAGGCTGAGCGGCCGCCCGCGATCCCCTGCCCTCACCGTTTGTTCCGCGCGCGCCGATCCGCTAAGCCGCGCGGCATGCCGCACCTCTACCTCGTCGACGGATCGAGCTTCATCTTCCGCGCCTATCACGTGCTGCCGAAGCTCACCAACAAGCACGGCGAGCCGGCGGGCGCGGTTTACGGCTATACGACGATGCTGTGGAAGCTCGCCAACGACCTCCACAAGGCGGAGGGGCCAAGCCACCTCGCGGTGATCCTCGACAAGTCGGAGAGCACGTTCCGCAACGAGATGTACGATCAGTACAAGGCGCATCGCCCGCCAGCGCCGGAGGATCTGAAACCGCAATTCCCGATGATCCGCGATGCGACGCGCGCCTTTTCGCTGCCGTGTATCGAGGAGCAGGGCTGGGAGGCGGACGACCTTATCGCCTCGTACAGCAAGGCCGCGCTGGCGCAGGGCTGGCAGGTGACCATCGTCAGTTCCGACAAGGATCTGATGCAGCTCCTGACCGAGCCCGGCATCGATATGCTCGATACGATGAAGGACAAGCGCTTCGGGCCGGCGGAGGTGGAGGAGAAGTTCGGCGTCCTCCCCGACAAGCTGGGCGAGGTGCTGGCGCTGATGGGCGACAGTGTCGACAACGTGCCCGGTGTGCCCGGCGTCGGCCCCAAGACCGCGGCGAAGTTGATCCTGGAACACGGCAGTGTCGAAGGCGTGCTGGCCGCGGCGCCCGAGATGAAAAAGGGCAAGCTGCGCGACAATCTGATCGAGCACGCCGAGATGGCGCGCCTGTCGCGCAAGCTGGTCGAGCTCGCGTGCGACGTGCCGCTACCGCAGCCGCTCGAGGAAATGGCGCTCGACGGTATTCCGGAGGCGCCGCTCCGCGCGTTCCTCGAGCATCACGGCTTCAAGTCGCTGCTTGCCAAGCTGCTGGCGGACCAGAACGAGGGCGTCGATCCGACGCCGCCAGAGCCGAGCGGCGTGCCGCACGAAGAAGAGCCGCCGTGCAACCACGACGGCTATGAAACCATCGTCGACGAGGCGGCGCTCGACGAATGGATCGCGGCAGCGCGCCACCAGGGGTGGCTGGCGATCGATACCGAGACGACGGCGAAGGACCCGATGCTCGCCGAACTGGTCGGCGTATCACTCGCGCTCGCCCCCAATCGGGCCTGCTACGTCCCGCTCGGCCACGAGAGCGAGGCGGGCGGCGCCGACATGTTCGCCGACCGGCCGGTGCAGCTCGATCGCGACGCGGCGCTGGCGAAGCTCAAGCCGCTGCTCGAGGATCCGGCGGTGCTCAAGATCGGGCACAATCTCAAATACGACATGATCGTGCTCGACCGGCTCGGCATCGCTGTCGCGCCGTACGACGACACGATCGTGATGAGCTTCGATCTCGACGCCGGGCTACACGGCCACGGGATGGACGAGCTCGCGGCGACGCACCTGTCGCACAGTTGCATCGCGTACAAGGACGTGACCGGTAGCGGCAAGAAGGCGATCGGCTTCCACCAGGTCGATCTGAAGGCGGCGACGCGCTACGCCGCGGAGGATGCCGACGTGACGCTGCGGCTGTGGCGGCGTTTTCGCGCCCGCCTGCCGATCGAGCGCGCGACGCGGGTGTACGAAATGGTCGACCGGCCGCTCGTCGCCGTCATCGCGCGGATGGAGCGGCACGGGATCAAGGTCGATCGCGCGCGGCTGGCGCAGCTGTCGGGCGAGTTCGCGACGCAGATGGCGCAGCTGGAAGGCGTGATTCACGGTATCGCCGGCGCGCCGTTCACGATCGGCAGCCCCAAGCAATTGGGCGACGTCCTGTTCGAGAAGATGGGCATCAAGGGCGGGCGCAAGGGCAAGAGCGGCGTCTATTCGACCGACGTCAACGAGCTCGAGCGGATCGCGGCGGACAAGGACGGCCCGGGCGCCGAGATCGCCGCCAAGGTGCTCGAATGGCGCCAGCTTTCGAAGCTGAAATCGACCTATACCGACAGCCTGCAGGAGCAGATCCACCCCACCACCGGCCGCGTCCACACCAGCTACTCGCTGACGGGCGCGCAGACCGGGCGGCTGTCGTCGACCGACCCCAACCTCCAGAACATTCCGATCCGCACCGAGACCGGGCGGCAGATCCGCGACGCCTTCGTTGCCGAACCGGGGCACGTCATCCTCGCGGCGGACTATTCGCAGATCGAGCTTCGACTGGCGGCGCACATGGCCGATGTGCCTGCGCTGAAGGAGGCCTTCGCGCGCGGCGACGACATTCACTCGCTCACTGCGCAGGAGCTTTTCGGGACGGTCGATCGCGACACGCGCGGGCGTGCCAAGACGATCAACTTCGCGATCCTCTACGGCATCAGCCGCTGGGGGCTGGCCGGGCGGCTGGATGTCAGCGCGGACGAGGCGCAGGCGATGATCGACCGCTATTTCGAGCGCTTCCCCGGCATCAACCGCTACATCGCCGAGACGCTGCAATCGGTGCGGGAACAGGGGTTCACCAAGACGCTGTTCGGCCGAAAGACGCATTTCTCGCGGATCAAGAGCAAGGTGCAGCACGAGCGGCAGGGCGCCGAGCGCGCCGCGATCAACGCGCCGATCCAGGGGACGAGCGCGGACATCATCAAGCGCGCGATGGCACGGATCGAGCCGGCTTTGGCGGAGGCCGGGCTCACCGGCACGCGGATGCTGCTGCAGGTGCACGACGAACTCGTCTTCGAGGTGCCCGACGCCGAGGTCGAAGCGGCGAAGCCGGTGATCGAGCGCGTGATGGCGACCGCGGCCGAACCCTATGTGACGCTCGACGTGCCACTCGCGGTCGAGATCGGCACGGGTGCGAGCTGGGGCGCGGCGCACTAGTGCGCGGGCGCACGCGGACGATACTCGTCACCGCCGTGGCCGGGGGGCCGCTTCGGTGACCGAGACGTCACAGGATATCGCGCAGCTCGCCAAGGGGGGGCGGACGAACGTTGCAGGCTTCATCCTGCGGCTGGCGGCGCGCATCCCGTTCCTGTTCATCGCCGGGCGGCTCTACGGCCCCGATCTCGTCGGACGGTTCGCGATCGCGGTGGTGGTGGTGGAGCTCGCCGCGCTGGTCGCGACGCTGGGGCTGAAGCGCGGGTTGGCGCAGGCGCTGAGCCGCACCGAGCGGCCGCACGCGCATGTCGTGTGCGACGCGCTGATGGTGGCGGCGATCCTGTCGCTGATCGCCAGCGCGGTGCTGTGGCTGTTCCCGCAGGTGATGTATCCTAACACGCCGACCGTCGGGCTCGACCGCTGGCTGCCGCTGATCATCCTCGCGGTTGCCTGGTCCGACGTCAGCCTCGCCGCGCTCGCCTATCGCCACAATGTGAAGGCGGCGGTGACGGCGCGCGCGGTGGTCGAGCCGTGGACGATCTCGATCGCGGCATGGATCTTCTCCTTCTTTACCACGCGCGACGGGCTGGTGCTGAGCTACGTCGTCTCGATGATCGCGGCGCTGATCGCGTCGATCGTGCCGCTGGTGCGCAGCTACGGCGTGCCGCGCGGCTGGCAGCCGCATTTCACCGAATTGCTGACGCTGATCCGCGACAACGTGCCGCTCGCCGGTGCCGATGCGCTCGAATGGGGGACGCGCAACGTCGACCGCTTCATCCTGGGCGTGATGTTCGAGCCCAAGGTGGTCGGTATCTATTACATGGCGCAGCAGGTCGCGAGCTTGCCGCAGAAATTGAAGACGTCGTTCGATCCGATCCTCGGCCCCGTCATCACGCAGAGCCTTGCCGCGAACGACCTGCCTGCGATCGCGCGGCAGGTGCGGCAGGTCGCCTTCTGGATCGTCGCCGCGCAGGGCTGCCTGACGCTTATGGGATCGATCCCGGGCGAGGCGGTGATGGGGATCGTCGGCCCGCAATTCGTCGCCGGTACCGCCGCGCTCGTCTTCCTGCTGACAGCTGAGGTGCTCGCGTCGACCGGCGCGGTGTGCGAGACCGCGCTGGTCTATACCGCGCGGCACCGCAACCTGATGATCTCGGCGGTGATGCTGGGTTTCCAGGTGGTGCTGAGCTTCGCGCTGATCGGCGCGATGCGCGGCCTCGGCTGGCCGCCCGCGTTCCAGGCAGCGGGGCCGGCCGTGGCGCTGATGGTAAGCGCCGGGCTGACGTCGATGATCAAGGTGTGGCTGCTGAAGCGAATTCTGGCCACCCCCGTCTCGCCGCTGCGCTGGCCGCTGCTGTGGGCAACGCTGGCGGCGCTAGCGGTCGGCGCGGCATTCACCGCCCTGCCCCGCAGCCTCGAATGGGCAGAGATCGTGATCGGCATTCCGGCGATCGCGGCCACGTACCTCTTCATCCTGTGGCGCTGGGCGTTCGGGCCGGAGGATCGCGCGCTGTTCGGCCGCATGCCGCGCGCCGACGAGGCGACGCTGCCGCATGTCGGCTCGCCCGCGCGCTAGACGGAAAAAGGGGGGAAGCTCTTGGATACGACGACGACGCCGGGCGTCCGGCTGGTGCCGGTGACGCAAGGACCGTGGCAAGGCTGGCTGCGCTGGCCGGGCACCGACCCGTTCGAGGATCATACCGGGCCGTTCTTCGCGCGTTACACGGCAGACGGGACGATCGAGTGCGGCTTTCGCCCGGAAGCGAAGAATCGCAACGGCGGCGGCAACGTCCACGGCGGCGCGCTGCTGACCTTTGCCGATTTCTCGCTGTTCATGATCGCATCTGCCGCGCTGCCCGAGTTTCACGGCGTGACGGCGACGCTGAATGCCGAATTCGTCGGCGCCGCCCGCCCCGACCAGCTGCTGACGGCGCGTGGCGAGGTGACCAAAGCGGGGCGCAGCCTGATCTTCGTACGTGGCACGATCGATGACGCGGGCGAAGCGGTGATGAGCTTCTCTGGCGTGATCAAGAAGATCACGCGGCGGCCGGGCGGGCGCGCCGACTAGGCCCCTCTCAAGTCAGGCGCACCCTCCCGTCAGGCGCGCACCGCGCGGCGCAGCACGTCGCCATAGCCCCGCCGCACGCAATCGTGCCCGTCGTAGAAGCCGCGCGCCTTTAGCAGGCGGTGCATCGCGGCGAGGCGGTAAGGCGGTACCGTCGCCGCCATGTGATGCTCGAGATGGTAGTGGACGTGGTTGGGCGCGACGAACAGCCGCTCCCACCAGCGCGCCAGCGTCGTCGAGGTGTTGCGCCGCGGGTCGAGCTCGCCGCGGTCCGCCGCGACACCGTGCTCGCCGATCTGCCGCAGCCGGACGATCGCGGGATAGACGAACAGATAGGCGACCCACCACAAGGCATAGGTCCACGTCGCGCCTGCGGCGGCGAGCGCGCCGAACAGCGCGAGGTGAAAGACGACCCACGGCCCCTGCTCACCCCAGCTGAACCGCGCGAGCAACTGGCGCAGGTCGCGGATGCCGGTACGCCCCGTCAGGTCACGGACGAACTTGCGCCGCAGCGACAGTCGCTCGACGGGATAGCTCTTGACGAAGCCGATGTCGGGATCGCGCGGCGTCCCGGCATATTGATGGTGCTTGAGGTGGTAGCTGCGATACTTCGCGAGCGAGGTGTTCATCGGCACCCCCGCAAGCCACTGGCCGACACGCTCGTTGAGACGGCGCGAGCGGAACAGCGCGTGGTGCGCGCAATCGTGGACGATGATGCCGAGCCCGAGTTGCCGCCCCGCCAGCACCAGGATCGCAAGGACGATCGTCAGCGGGTTGGGCCACGCCGCCGCGAGCGCGAAGGCGCCCGCGATCAGCGCCCAGTTGACCGCTACCGTCCAAGCGCCGCGCCAGTCAGACATACGCGTCAGCGCGGCGATCTCGTCGCGCGACAAGACATCGGTGAAGCGTGCGGCTGTCATGCTATAGGCCCTCGGTTCGAACGATATGTAACAGTGAGCGCCACCCTGAGTCAATTTGAGTTACAAGATTGGCATGAGTTGCCGACCGCGCGCGCGCTGGTTCTTGCCTTTCTGTCTACCAGCGGCGGGGCGACGATGCGCGTCGGCGCGCTGGTGCGGCGCGCGGGGATCGTCGGCGCGGACGCCGCGGCGGTGCGCATGGCGCTGGCCCGGCTGGTGCGCGAGGGGCGCGTCCGGCAGATCGAGCGCGGCGTCTACGCGATCGGTACGGCGGGCGTCGCACTCAACGATCTCGCGCGCGGCTGGCGCACGGCGGAGAGCCGGGTGCGCGACTGGCACGGCAACTGGCTGGTGGTGGCGACCGATCATCTCGGGCGTACCGACAAGCGCCGACTGCGACAGCGCGAGCGCGCG carries:
- a CDS encoding aminopeptidase P family protein; this encodes MSTYTDRLAALRDQLARQQLDGFVVPLTDEHMSEYVGAYAQRLAWLTGFQGSAGTAVVLPAEAAIFIDGRYTLQVRQQVSADDWQFVGVPETSVSGWLAGHVKQDARIGYDPWLHTSAWVDEASKALAAVGATLIPVDTNPVDAIWPDQPQRSDAKLAVHDDRHAGRSSAEKRAAVADWLGEQKADAVVLAALESIAWVFNVRGGDVSRTPVALSYAIVNADGTADLFVAPEKMTEAVAQHLGNAVRVHDRAAFAGALGGFSGKRVAVDPALSVAAIPLAIEAAGGRVLALRDPTVIPRAVKNPVEQAGHRAASTRDGAALTRFLRWISIEGPKGGQTELSAAARLEAFRRETGVLRDLSFDAISATGPNGAIPHYHVTEESSLPIEPGQLYLIDSGGQYDDGTTDVTRVVPIGAPTTEMRDRYTRVLKGHIALATAVFPRGTVGSQLDILARLPLWQAGLDFAHGTGHGVGSYLSVHEGPARIAKPSYPGGGPSEPLLPGMILSNEPGYYKAGDYGIRIENLLLVEERRIDGGEDVMLGFDTLTLVPIERDLIDPSLLTAYELAWLNAYHVRVAAALGGVLDGADRAWLEEKCAPIVAG
- the polA gene encoding DNA polymerase I — encoded protein: MPHLYLVDGSSFIFRAYHVLPKLTNKHGEPAGAVYGYTTMLWKLANDLHKAEGPSHLAVILDKSESTFRNEMYDQYKAHRPPAPEDLKPQFPMIRDATRAFSLPCIEEQGWEADDLIASYSKAALAQGWQVTIVSSDKDLMQLLTEPGIDMLDTMKDKRFGPAEVEEKFGVLPDKLGEVLALMGDSVDNVPGVPGVGPKTAAKLILEHGSVEGVLAAAPEMKKGKLRDNLIEHAEMARLSRKLVELACDVPLPQPLEEMALDGIPEAPLRAFLEHHGFKSLLAKLLADQNEGVDPTPPEPSGVPHEEEPPCNHDGYETIVDEAALDEWIAAARHQGWLAIDTETTAKDPMLAELVGVSLALAPNRACYVPLGHESEAGGADMFADRPVQLDRDAALAKLKPLLEDPAVLKIGHNLKYDMIVLDRLGIAVAPYDDTIVMSFDLDAGLHGHGMDELAATHLSHSCIAYKDVTGSGKKAIGFHQVDLKAATRYAAEDADVTLRLWRRFRARLPIERATRVYEMVDRPLVAVIARMERHGIKVDRARLAQLSGEFATQMAQLEGVIHGIAGAPFTIGSPKQLGDVLFEKMGIKGGRKGKSGVYSTDVNELERIAADKDGPGAEIAAKVLEWRQLSKLKSTYTDSLQEQIHPTTGRVHTSYSLTGAQTGRLSSTDPNLQNIPIRTETGRQIRDAFVAEPGHVILAADYSQIELRLAAHMADVPALKEAFARGDDIHSLTAQELFGTVDRDTRGRAKTINFAILYGISRWGLAGRLDVSADEAQAMIDRYFERFPGINRYIAETLQSVREQGFTKTLFGRKTHFSRIKSKVQHERQGAERAAINAPIQGTSADIIKRAMARIEPALAEAGLTGTRMLLQVHDELVFEVPDAEVEAAKPVIERVMATAAEPYVTLDVPLAVEIGTGASWGAAH
- the hslU gene encoding ATP-dependent protease ATPase subunit HslU, with the translated sequence MKDNLTPKAIVAALDAHIIGQRDAKRAVAVALRNRWRRQQLSPDLRDEVTPKNILMIGPTGCGKTEISRRLAKLADAPFVKVEATKFTEVGYVGRDVEQIARDLVEEAIRLEKERRRAAVKDKAEEAAMARLLDALVGKDSSQATRESFRQRFRDGHLDQTEIELELQAAPQMPFELPGGAQMGMINLGEMFGKLGGGQTKRRKLLVPSAWEKLVEEEADKRLDQDEVSRIALADAEANGIVFLDEIDKIAVSDVRGGSVSREGVQRDLLPLIEGTTVSTKYGPMKTDHILFIASGAFHVAKPSDLLPELQGRLPIRVELKGLTEDDFVAILSDTKASLPAQYKALIGTEGVDVTFTDDGIRAVARIAAEVNGEIENIGARRLQTVMEKLLEEVSFDAEDRGGTALTVDAAYVDKQLASVARNTDLSRFVL
- the nadB gene encoding L-aspartate oxidase, whose product is MNADVLIIGSGAAGLTAALNLADRFQVTVLAKGALNEGSTAWAQGGIAAVLEPGDTFENHVEDTMVAGAGLNDREIVEFVVENAPAAIERLQKLGVPFAQDGNALHLTREGGHSHRRIVHVDDATGWAVQEALQRAAEAHPNITLAPDQVAIDLATGRHEERYSGSGNVWGVYAVDRQTGRVNLYTARATILATGGAGRTYLFSTAPRGATGDGIAMAWRAGARVSNMEMMQFHPTCLYNLEVKNFLITEAVRGEGGRLINPQTGKRFMTYYDPERLELAPRDVVARAIDAEIKRYGLDYVHLDISHQPADFVRGHFPNIYEKLKGLGIDMTVQPIPVVPAQHYTCGGIVVDRDGRTDLPHLYAAGECTESGLHGANRLASNSLLECFVFGEAAAKHIAANWDALPSVPAIRPWDESRVTDSDEEVVIKQNWTEIRRFMWNYVGIVRTTKRLQRAQHRIKLLTSEVEDYYGHFRVTPDLIELRNLLQTAELIVRSALHRHESRGLHFTLDWPETLPQPVDTVLVP
- a CDS encoding class A beta-lactamase-related serine hydrolase — translated: MLGRLAAAAAILSMTATLAGCVEPRPAQSARAPAQPAYDAPAYVVAIPVPTPRRLPTDNAPRQLTASIQQLVREFPGTAGVAIRAVDEGWTVQSNGRLKLPQQSVSKLWVAMTLLDQRDQGRLRLDDPITLTPADLTLFHQPIANLVKGGSYQTTVGNLLFRALTQSDNTANDRLLTLVGGPSAVREFIERKQLGDIRFGPGERLLQAGTAGLTWNQAMSVGNTFEIMRARLSPETRQAAMRRYIGDPPDGAAPLAIADALARLFRGELLSETSTRLIVSTMESSRTGRARLKAGIAPGWTLAHKTGTGQELGGRNAGFNDVGVITSPDGRRYAVAVMIGDTTQPMRVRQQLIQAVAATVTGYRGAATIATREGDDPEG